A genomic segment from Polyangium mundeleinium encodes:
- a CDS encoding serine/threonine-protein kinase gives MNEGDLVAGRYRLLRPIGRGAMGTVWAGRHELLGRDFALKFASLPLRAGPETRARFLREAQAIGRLRHPNVVDVADFGEVAPGGGLYLAMELLEGQSLAARIEEQGALRPAEAVAVAAEIARGLAAAHTAGIVHRDIKPENIFLARGMRGGLVPKLLDFGISKQQQADETPSTLNGVPFGTPAYMSPEQALGELDVDHRSDVWSLGVVLHEMIAGKHPFVAPNYQALMTKIAESPAAPLDTSVPQVVRGIVTKCLQKNPADRYADADALATALEDALGRLGPSGDVAIERPRALPSLRPPASADTTHASPSKRGPALVAAVIAAALLAGLAAVGLGGRRDDAEPPAPSPPPSAPKAEALPTPQQTALPTAAPSAAPTTTTTHAPGTPRTANTVTHTPSGSTSGKASGPAGKRPTTNVNDPGF, from the coding sequence GTGAACGAAGGAGACCTCGTCGCCGGACGGTACCGACTCCTCCGCCCCATCGGACGGGGCGCGATGGGCACCGTATGGGCCGGCCGGCACGAGCTGCTCGGGCGTGACTTCGCCCTCAAGTTCGCGAGCCTGCCGCTCCGCGCAGGCCCCGAGACGCGCGCGCGGTTCCTCCGCGAAGCGCAGGCCATCGGCCGCCTCCGCCATCCCAACGTCGTCGACGTCGCGGACTTCGGCGAGGTCGCACCGGGCGGCGGCCTCTACCTCGCGATGGAGCTGCTCGAAGGCCAGTCGCTCGCCGCGCGCATCGAAGAGCAAGGCGCGCTCCGCCCCGCCGAGGCCGTCGCGGTCGCGGCCGAGATCGCGCGTGGGCTCGCCGCCGCGCACACCGCCGGCATTGTGCATCGCGACATCAAGCCCGAGAACATTTTCCTCGCCCGTGGGATGCGCGGCGGTTTGGTCCCCAAGCTCCTCGACTTCGGCATCAGCAAGCAGCAGCAAGCCGACGAGACCCCCTCCACGCTGAACGGCGTGCCCTTCGGCACCCCCGCGTACATGAGCCCCGAGCAGGCCCTCGGCGAGCTCGACGTCGATCACCGCTCCGACGTGTGGTCGCTCGGCGTCGTGCTGCACGAGATGATCGCCGGGAAGCACCCGTTCGTCGCGCCGAACTACCAGGCGCTCATGACGAAGATCGCCGAGTCGCCCGCCGCGCCGCTCGACACGTCGGTGCCCCAGGTCGTGCGCGGCATCGTGACGAAGTGCCTCCAGAAAAACCCCGCCGATCGGTACGCCGACGCCGACGCCCTCGCGACGGCGCTCGAAGACGCGCTCGGCAGGCTCGGTCCTTCGGGGGACGTCGCGATCGAGCGCCCGCGCGCCTTGCCTTCGTTGCGCCCGCCCGCGAGCGCCGACACCACACACGCCTCTCCCTCGAAGCGTGGCCCCGCGCTCGTCGCTGCCGTCATTGCGGCGGCCCTGCTCGCGGGTCTCGCCGCGGTCGGGCTCGGCGGAAGACGCGACGACGCCGAGCCCCCTGCGCCTTCACCTCCTCCGAGCGCGCCGAAGGCCGAGGCCCTCCCCACGCCGCAACAAACCGCGCTCCCGACCGCGGCTCCAAGCGCTGCGCCCACGACCACGACGACGCACGCGCCCGGGACGCCGCGCACCGCCAACACCGTGACGCACACGCCTTCGGGATCGACCTCGGGAAAGGCCTCGGGTCCTGCGGGGAAACGCCCCACGACGAACGTCAACGACCCGGGTTTCTGA
- a CDS encoding tetratricopeptide repeat protein, which translates to MGIALLAGTSWPTGVWADEAPTAAELKEAREQFTRGRQLEDEGKFAEALVLFQRVGHVKMTPQVRFHLALCLEHLGKLAEALETFRIAAREATPSAPNVVTEANQHVEALERRVPTLTVVVENASPGDEISLEGRRRVTAGSALRMDPGGYTLTLRRDGAVVSEQRVTLEEGKSLRVELSATGGGGGGHAPGSIQRTLGWTAVGVSAASLVTMGVFIGLRADRLATVEAACPTHIGCDPAVAPIANEGATYATLVNVFAGLTGAAAVAGVALLLTAPAPAASAPRATLRLTPVFAPGVTFVSVEGRF; encoded by the coding sequence GTGGGGATCGCCTTGCTCGCTGGCACCTCGTGGCCGACGGGTGTGTGGGCGGACGAAGCTCCCACGGCCGCGGAGCTGAAGGAGGCGCGCGAGCAGTTCACGCGGGGGCGGCAGCTCGAAGACGAGGGCAAATTCGCCGAGGCGCTCGTGCTGTTTCAGCGCGTGGGTCACGTGAAGATGACCCCGCAGGTGCGCTTCCACCTCGCGCTCTGCCTGGAGCACCTCGGCAAGCTGGCCGAGGCGCTGGAGACGTTCCGGATCGCCGCCCGTGAAGCGACCCCCAGCGCACCGAACGTCGTGACCGAAGCGAACCAGCACGTCGAAGCGCTCGAGAGGCGCGTGCCGACGCTGACGGTCGTGGTCGAGAACGCGAGCCCGGGGGACGAGATCTCGCTGGAGGGTCGGCGGCGCGTCACCGCGGGGTCCGCGCTTCGGATGGATCCGGGAGGGTACACCCTCACGTTGCGGCGGGACGGCGCGGTCGTGAGCGAGCAACGCGTCACGCTCGAAGAGGGCAAGAGCTTGCGGGTCGAGCTCTCGGCCACGGGGGGCGGGGGCGGCGGGCACGCGCCGGGCTCGATCCAGCGAACGCTCGGCTGGACTGCCGTCGGCGTCTCGGCGGCGTCGCTCGTGACCATGGGCGTGTTCATCGGCCTGCGCGCGGACCGGCTCGCGACGGTCGAGGCCGCCTGTCCGACGCACATCGGCTGTGATCCCGCGGTCGCGCCGATCGCGAACGAGGGCGCGACCTACGCGACGCTCGTCAACGTGTTTGCCGGGCTCACGGGGGCGGCCGCCGTCGCGGGCGTCGCGCTCTTGCTCACAGCGCCGGCGCCTGCTGCGAGCGCGCCACGCGCGACCTTGCGTTTGACCCCTGTGTTCGCGCCGGGGGTCACCTTTGTATCGGTCGAAGGGAGGTTCTGA